The following coding sequences are from one Ramlibacter henchirensis window:
- a CDS encoding multidrug effflux MFS transporter codes for MNPDAAQLWRAPRWALAVLLALLGMLGPFSIDTYIPAFSGIAQAIGATPVQMQQTLSAYLFGFAFMNLFHGALADSFGRRPVVLWGIAVFTVASAGCALSQTIGQLVFFRGLQGLSTGAGIVVSRAVIRDMFPPAQAQKVMSQVTIYFGVAPAVAPIIGGWLFVHADWHSIFWFLTAVGAALWLANFRLLPETLHQTHRQPFNVRNLLQGYWQMASSARFLLLALASGVPFNGMFLYVLAAPEFLGTHLKLAPTEFFWFFVLTIAGIMGGAWTSGRLAGRIAPKNQIKYGFVVMLAVSLANVAANLLFTAQTWWALLPIAVFGFGWSLMVPVVTLLVLDINPDRRGLASSLQAVIGSTANGIVAGVIAPLVMHSTQALAVASLLMMCVGLFAWLFVHSRWPEIGRHVVHHA; via the coding sequence TTGAACCCGGACGCCGCACAACTGTGGCGCGCGCCGCGCTGGGCGCTGGCCGTGCTGCTGGCGCTGCTGGGCATGCTCGGCCCGTTCTCGATCGACACCTACATCCCGGCGTTCTCCGGCATTGCGCAGGCCATCGGCGCCACGCCGGTGCAGATGCAGCAGACGCTGTCGGCCTACCTGTTCGGGTTCGCCTTCATGAACCTGTTCCATGGCGCGCTGGCCGACAGCTTCGGCCGCCGGCCGGTCGTGCTGTGGGGCATCGCGGTGTTCACCGTCGCGTCCGCGGGTTGCGCGCTGTCGCAGACCATCGGGCAGCTGGTGTTCTTCCGCGGATTGCAGGGCCTGTCCACGGGCGCGGGCATCGTGGTCTCTCGCGCGGTGATCCGCGACATGTTCCCGCCCGCTCAGGCGCAGAAGGTGATGAGCCAGGTCACCATCTACTTCGGCGTCGCGCCCGCGGTGGCGCCGATCATCGGCGGTTGGCTGTTCGTGCACGCCGACTGGCACTCGATCTTCTGGTTCCTGACGGCGGTGGGCGCCGCGCTGTGGCTGGCCAACTTCCGCCTGCTGCCCGAGACGCTGCACCAGACGCACCGGCAGCCGTTCAACGTGCGCAACCTGCTGCAGGGCTACTGGCAGATGGCGTCGAGCGCGCGCTTCCTGCTGCTGGCACTGGCCAGCGGCGTGCCGTTCAACGGCATGTTCCTGTACGTGCTGGCGGCGCCGGAGTTCCTCGGCACGCACCTGAAGCTGGCGCCCACCGAGTTCTTCTGGTTCTTCGTGCTCACCATCGCCGGGATCATGGGCGGCGCCTGGACCAGCGGAAGGCTGGCCGGCCGAATCGCGCCGAAGAACCAGATCAAGTACGGGTTCGTCGTGATGCTGGCGGTGTCGCTGGCCAACGTGGCCGCGAACCTGCTGTTCACGGCGCAGACGTGGTGGGCGCTGCTGCCGATCGCGGTGTTCGGTTTCGGCTGGTCGCTCATGGTGCCGGTGGTCACGCTGCTGGTGCTTGACATCAACCCGGACCGGCGCGGCCTGGCCTCGTCGCTCCAGGCGGTGATCGGCTCCACCGCGAACGGCATCGTGGCGGGCGTCATCGCGCCGCTGGTGATGCACTCGACGCAAGCACTGGCGGTCGCGTCGCTGCTGATGATGTGCGTGGGCCTGTTCGCGTGGCTGTTCGTGCACAGCCGCTGGCCGGAAATCGGCCGGCACGTCGTGCATCACGCCTGA
- a CDS encoding class 1 fructose-bisphosphatase produces MSNISLTRYLVEQQRTHGHIPGQLRLLIEVVARACKRISHAVNKGALGDVLGSAGTGNVQGEVQKKLDIIANEVLIEANEWGGHLAGMASEEMEGIYVVPNRFPKGEYLLLFDPLDGSSNIDVNVSIGTIFSVLKMPEDDRGVDEADFLQCGHHQVAAGYCVYGPQTTLVLTVGDGVAMFTLDREQGSFFLTQEDLRIPEDTKEFAINMSNMRHWDAPVKRYIDECLAGKEGPRGKDFNMRWVASMVADVHRILTRGGIFMYPWDKREPEKPGKLRLMYEANPMGWLVEQAGGAATNGRQRILDIQPKKLHERVSVILGSKNEVERVTKYHAEASK; encoded by the coding sequence ATGAGCAACATCTCACTGACCCGCTACCTCGTCGAACAGCAACGCACGCACGGGCACATCCCGGGGCAGCTGCGCCTGCTGATCGAAGTGGTGGCGCGCGCCTGCAAGCGCATCAGCCATGCCGTGAACAAGGGCGCCCTCGGCGACGTGCTCGGCTCGGCCGGGACGGGCAACGTGCAGGGCGAGGTGCAGAAGAAGCTGGACATCATCGCCAACGAGGTGCTGATCGAGGCCAACGAATGGGGCGGTCATCTCGCCGGCATGGCCAGCGAGGAAATGGAAGGCATCTACGTCGTGCCCAACCGTTTCCCCAAGGGCGAGTACCTGCTGCTGTTCGATCCGCTGGACGGCTCGTCCAACATCGACGTCAACGTCAGCATCGGCACCATCTTCAGCGTGCTGAAGATGCCCGAGGACGACCGCGGCGTCGACGAAGCCGATTTCCTGCAGTGCGGCCACCACCAGGTGGCGGCCGGCTACTGCGTCTACGGGCCGCAGACGACCCTGGTGCTCACCGTCGGCGACGGCGTGGCGATGTTCACGCTGGACCGCGAGCAGGGCTCGTTCTTCCTGACGCAGGAGGACCTCCGCATTCCCGAGGACACGAAGGAATTCGCGATCAACATGAGCAACATGCGCCACTGGGACGCCCCGGTGAAGCGCTACATCGACGAATGCCTGGCCGGCAAGGAAGGCCCGCGCGGGAAGGACTTCAACATGCGGTGGGTGGCTTCCATGGTCGCCGACGTGCACCGCATCCTCACGCGCGGCGGGATCTTCATGTACCCGTGGGACAAGCGGGAGCCTGAGAAGCCCGGCAAGCTGCGGCTGATGTACGAGGCCAATCCGATGGGCTGGCTCGTCGAGCAGGCCGGGGGCGCCGCGACGAACGGGCGCCAGCGCATCCTGGACATCCAGCCCAAGAAGCTGCACGAGCGGGTGAGCGTCATCCTGGGGTCGAAGAACGAGGTGGAGCGAGTCACGAAGTACCACGCCGAGGCGTCGAAGTAA